Proteins encoded in a region of the Clostridia bacterium genome:
- a CDS encoding GNAT family N-acetyltransferase yields the protein MGVRAVRPKDVSRVADIFIAAFPESISHYYGDRPVPSRGFLDIYSFLAWAERGSFLVYEDETSGTVLGYIVVPRTMTSVWVKAFLSGRPLVWAFNWLTGQYGISANRVLAILWNKVLFARSSREQLAHGHAQILSVAVHPSVQGRGIGRELVRHGLDLLRSQGVSTVKLEVRPNNQPAKRIYLSLGFKEVGTSRDSQGEWTVMAAHLQPQPTSPGPCI from the coding sequence ATGGGAGTACGAGCAGTGCGCCCGAAGGATGTCTCGCGAGTAGCAGATATCTTCATCGCGGCTTTTCCTGAGTCTATAAGTCACTACTACGGCGACAGGCCGGTTCCGAGCAGAGGATTCCTCGACATCTACTCATTCCTCGCGTGGGCGGAACGAGGCAGTTTTCTTGTGTACGAAGATGAAACCAGCGGAACGGTGCTCGGATATATCGTCGTTCCCAGGACCATGACATCGGTCTGGGTGAAGGCGTTTCTATCCGGGCGCCCGCTCGTATGGGCCTTCAACTGGCTCACTGGCCAGTACGGCATCTCTGCCAACCGCGTGCTGGCCATCCTATGGAACAAGGTCCTGTTCGCACGCTCATCCAGGGAGCAGCTGGCACATGGACATGCCCAGATCCTGTCTGTGGCCGTGCACCCATCGGTACAGGGCCGTGGAATCGGGCGCGAGCTAGTTCGGCATGGTCTTGACCTCCTGAGGTCACAGGGGGTGAGCACCGTGAAACTCGAGGTGCGGCCGAACAACCAGCCCGCAAAGAGAATCTACCTGAGTCTTGGCTTCAAGGAAGTGGGTACGTCCCGGGATAGCCAGGGGGAATGGACGGTGATGGCAGCACATCTCCAACCACAACCGACGAGCCCGGGCCCGTGCATCTAG
- a CDS encoding ECF transporter S component: MENSNVRKITRTAVLIALTIAFQSLGMQQMITGPVVNMFLFLGVMLIGMWGGVITGLITPLMALWVGIIKPVMAPMAPAIALSNAALCVVFGFADMLGSHRSIVARAVGAVIASVVKFLILAGTVRFLVQLPPKAAQAMQGLQLVTALSGGVAAIILYEALARTGAISGLGGNPTNRRR, translated from the coding sequence TTGGAGAACTCGAATGTACGCAAGATCACGAGAACCGCGGTGCTAATTGCCCTTACCATCGCCTTCCAATCCCTCGGCATGCAGCAGATGATCACCGGACCCGTAGTCAACATGTTCCTATTCCTAGGCGTGATGCTCATTGGCATGTGGGGCGGCGTGATCACAGGGCTCATAACACCCTTGATGGCGCTGTGGGTAGGCATCATCAAGCCCGTGATGGCGCCGATGGCGCCTGCAATAGCCCTATCCAACGCGGCGTTGTGTGTAGTGTTCGGATTCGCCGATATGCTTGGATCCCACAGATCCATCGTCGCTCGAGCAGTGGGCGCGGTCATCGCATCTGTGGTGAAGTTCCTGATCCTCGCGGGCACAGTGCGCTTCCTCGTCCAGCTTCCTCCCAAGGCTGCCCAGGCCATGCAAGGCCTTCAGCTGGTGACTGCACTCAGTGGCGGAGTCGCCGCAATCATCTTGTATGAGGCCCTTGCAAGAACAGGCGCCATTTCCGGATTAGGAGGGAACCCGACCAACCGGCGACGATAA
- a CDS encoding nitroreductase family protein, whose amino-acid sequence MSFQDTIVAAQSVCTAADAMGLGSVYIGAVLECLRELRELLKLPRGVFPVVLVAVGYPKGRSTPREKLDQGMIVHDEAYQDPSDARLIHSFDDKYGGRTFDATGERIEKLARARAAKCTARNMPRPAWSWWKRQATSTWLNVASVCTAPPMRCAAEMPSSCRSPKTQDSSGSASVR is encoded by the coding sequence ATTTCCTTTCAGGACACAATAGTCGCGGCCCAGTCCGTGTGTACTGCAGCAGATGCAATGGGATTGGGATCAGTGTACATCGGCGCCGTTCTTGAGTGTCTACGGGAACTGAGAGAGCTACTGAAGCTTCCTCGGGGAGTCTTCCCCGTAGTCCTCGTGGCCGTCGGCTACCCGAAGGGGCGGTCCACTCCCAGGGAGAAACTGGATCAGGGCATGATCGTGCACGACGAGGCGTATCAGGACCCAAGCGACGCCCGACTCATCCACTCGTTCGATGATAAGTACGGCGGACGCACCTTCGATGCCACCGGGGAACGCATCGAGAAGCTCGCGCGCGCGCGTGCCGCCAAGTGTACGGCGAGGAATATGCCGAGGCCTGCTTGGTCCTGGTGGAAGAGACAGGCCACATCAACATGGCTCAACGTTGCTTCGGTCTGCACTGCGCCGCCAATGAGATGTGCAGCCGAAATGCCGAGTTCGTGCAGATCACCGAAGACGCAGGATTCCAGTGGTTCCGCGAGTGTGAGGTAG
- a CDS encoding YjjG family noncanonical pyrimidine nucleotidase — MAKYELILFDADGTLFDYERAEAGAIESALRRFGLDYSESWLARYREINDLLWRELEEGKTTSAELRVERFRRLLSGPPCSSGESLGPGEGDAGAMDLEELSRTYLTLLSKGSHLMDGALDICRLLAARCRLAILTNGIREVQMPRFEASSLKPYIERVIISEDTGFNKPHRGIFEYALKAMGHSDKATVMMVGDSLNSDIRGGIDFGITACWFNPKGIPCDSEISPDYEIRRLSELEAILSNSQGPFRPNRPVGIGE, encoded by the coding sequence TTGGCTAAGTACGAGCTGATACTATTCGACGCAGATGGTACTCTGTTCGATTACGAAAGGGCGGAGGCGGGCGCTATAGAAAGCGCGCTGCGCCGCTTCGGGTTGGATTACAGCGAATCCTGGCTGGCCAGATACAGGGAGATCAACGACCTCCTCTGGAGAGAGCTAGAGGAGGGCAAGACAACATCGGCTGAGCTGAGAGTTGAAAGGTTCAGGAGACTTCTGTCTGGGCCGCCCTGCTCTAGCGGCGAATCGTTGGGACCGGGTGAAGGCGATGCCGGTGCGATGGATTTGGAGGAGCTGAGCCGGACCTACCTTACCCTTCTCAGCAAAGGATCACATCTGATGGATGGGGCCCTGGACATCTGTCGGCTGCTCGCGGCGAGATGCCGGTTGGCGATTCTCACCAATGGAATACGGGAGGTCCAGATGCCTAGGTTCGAGGCATCCTCACTGAAACCCTACATTGAGCGGGTCATCATTTCCGAGGACACAGGGTTCAACAAGCCGCACCGGGGCATATTCGAATACGCCCTCAAAGCCATGGGGCACAGCGACAAGGCGACCGTCATGATGGTTGGCGACTCGCTGAACTCCGATATCCGCGGGGGCATCGACTTCGGCATCACTGCTTGCTGGTTCAATCCGAAGGGCATTCCGTGCGATTCGGAGATCAGCCCGGACTACGAGATCCGCAGGCTGTCCGAACTAGAGGCCATACTCTCAAACAGTCAGGGCCCTTTTCGCCCTAATCGGCCAGTCGGGATCGGCGAGTAG
- a CDS encoding energy-coupling factor transporter transmembrane component T: MTMSPCLGRVNPVAKFVGLICICTIALQARNPVQAASIFGFVLAGHVAAGAGLGSLWRRLRGILIFGIAVFASQMLFGRGLSWAERAASGGVMALRFLNIIFSSHLFVSTTTAEDFAYALMQAGLPYRYGFTLLTAMRFVPYFRLQANTVTQAQMARGIAVDRPTPRGICNMARFTIMPVIVTALSKVDGLAISMEGRCFGLYPSRTFVRRVPFRWSDAVLIAVSLATTATALMTMTKR; this comes from the coding sequence ATGACTATGTCCCCCTGTCTTGGCAGGGTTAATCCCGTCGCCAAGTTTGTTGGGCTGATATGTATATGCACCATTGCTCTTCAGGCCAGGAATCCTGTGCAGGCAGCGTCCATATTCGGGTTTGTGCTGGCGGGGCATGTCGCGGCGGGAGCGGGTCTGGGTTCTCTGTGGCGCCGACTCCGTGGGATACTGATCTTCGGAATCGCCGTATTCGCGAGCCAGATGCTCTTCGGCAGAGGCTTGTCGTGGGCCGAACGTGCGGCCAGTGGGGGAGTGATGGCCCTGCGGTTTCTGAACATCATCTTCTCAAGCCACCTGTTCGTCAGCACTACCACGGCTGAGGATTTCGCGTACGCGTTGATGCAGGCAGGCCTGCCATACAGGTACGGATTCACCCTTCTCACCGCCATGCGGTTCGTTCCATACTTCCGGCTGCAGGCCAACACCGTGACCCAGGCCCAAATGGCGCGGGGGATAGCCGTAGACCGACCGACTCCCCGCGGGATCTGCAACATGGCACGTTTTACGATCATGCCGGTGATAGTCACTGCTCTGAGCAAGGTCGACGGCCTTGCCATCTCCATGGAGGGCCGCTGCTTCGGGCTGTATCCTTCAAGGACCTTCGTCAGGCGTGTGCCGTTCCGATGGAGCGACGCCGTGCTCATTGCAGTATCGCTGGCTACGACGGCTACTGCTCTGATGACGATGACGAAACGGTAG
- a CDS encoding glycosyl hydrolase family 18 protein, with translation MHYTVQNGDTLWLVGQKFKQNYRAIAMANAIEPPYLVYPGQVLHIPRSHRLIGFIPDYASSEGIADALKAPEPFNEVVYTFMRVQPDGSVQVGPVDSRIQVLRTRMTRVLVGLSNQSEAAYSRKAADSALLEGDSRSRLAASAVSVAVSNAFDGVHLDFQEIEAAHWDGAAELLCEIRARFSQLSPYYTTSVSIPSNWCEKPFDLKRTAECTDLMIMEGYEKGASHSEGPLAPLPWLKQTVSSAIAEVGPARLVVTLGIYGLDWSPKGDTAYITSEAAQQTATETSAQIDRDQTSGTPRFHYEDASGVTHQVWYEDLDSLSMKMQLLESLGVRKIAIWRLGSVPMEIIHAVCEARTWA, from the coding sequence ATGCACTACACTGTTCAGAACGGAGACACACTCTGGCTTGTCGGCCAGAAGTTCAAGCAGAACTACCGGGCGATTGCCATGGCGAACGCGATAGAGCCCCCATACCTGGTCTACCCTGGGCAGGTGCTGCACATCCCAAGGAGTCACAGGCTCATCGGGTTCATACCAGATTATGCGTCTAGTGAGGGGATCGCCGATGCCCTGAAAGCGCCAGAGCCGTTCAATGAGGTAGTATACACCTTCATGCGCGTGCAGCCAGATGGTTCAGTTCAGGTTGGGCCAGTCGACAGCCGCATTCAGGTTCTCCGCACACGTATGACCAGGGTGCTAGTAGGGCTGTCAAACCAATCGGAGGCGGCATACTCGCGCAAGGCAGCCGATTCCGCACTTCTTGAGGGCGACTCCCGTTCGCGCCTTGCGGCATCTGCGGTCAGTGTTGCCGTATCCAATGCGTTCGACGGGGTCCATCTTGACTTCCAGGAGATTGAGGCGGCCCACTGGGATGGCGCAGCAGAGCTTCTGTGCGAGATACGGGCCAGGTTCAGCCAGCTGAGCCCGTATTACACCACATCGGTAAGCATACCTTCCAACTGGTGCGAGAAGCCGTTCGATCTGAAACGGACGGCCGAGTGCACAGATCTGATGATAATGGAAGGCTACGAGAAAGGGGCATCGCACTCGGAGGGACCGCTGGCCCCCCTTCCGTGGCTCAAACAGACTGTGAGCTCAGCCATAGCGGAAGTGGGCCCAGCCAGGCTCGTTGTAACCCTGGGCATCTACGGACTGGACTGGTCTCCAAAGGGCGATACCGCTTACATCACTTCTGAGGCGGCTCAGCAGACTGCAACCGAGACATCTGCGCAAATCGACAGGGATCAAACTTCCGGAACACCGCGGTTCCATTATGAGGATGCTTCAGGCGTGACCCACCAGGTATGGTATGAAGATCTCGACTCTCTCTCCATGAAGATGCAACTCCTTGAATCGCTGGGGGTGAGGAAGATAGCCATATGGAGGCTTGGATCCGTCCCAATGGAGATCATACATGCAGTATGCGAGGCACGCACGTGGGCGTAG
- a CDS encoding Chromate resistance protein ChrB, whose translation MDSRWLGISYRVPSEPSRKRVYVWRKVKEMGAVYLQQAVGVVPFTDALLAQLETLRDEVGGMGGEAAIAFLTFIHPEDEERLRADSRALRDEEYSELTEKCEGLVDELERETASGKFTFAEVEESEEELAKIQRWMKKISSRDYFDAPGRADAERAYAAAEERLSLFSDEVFRREGLGQA comes from the coding sequence TTGGATAGCAGGTGGTTAGGCATCAGTTACCGTGTCCCTTCTGAGCCCTCGCGTAAGCGTGTCTATGTATGGCGCAAGGTGAAGGAGATGGGGGCGGTCTATCTTCAGCAGGCAGTGGGAGTTGTCCCATTTACCGATGCGCTTCTGGCTCAGCTTGAGACTCTCCGCGACGAGGTCGGCGGCATGGGCGGCGAGGCGGCGATCGCGTTTCTGACCTTCATCCATCCAGAGGACGAGGAGAGGCTTCGCGCCGATTCCCGCGCGCTGCGCGATGAGGAATATAGCGAGCTGACAGAGAAGTGCGAGGGACTCGTCGACGAACTTGAGCGGGAGACTGCGTCAGGGAAGTTCACATTCGCAGAGGTGGAAGAAAGCGAGGAGGAACTCGCCAAGATTCAACGGTGGATGAAGAAGATCTCGTCGCGGGACTACTTTGACGCTCCCGGACGAGCGGACGCGGAGCGTGCTTACGCAGCGGCTGAGGAACGGCTCTCGCTGTTCAGTGATGAGGTGTTCCGCCGTGAAGGCCTAGGACAAGCCTAG
- a CDS encoding ZIP family metal transporter yields MHAIAYVTLMGLAAGVVGTGAGSTATAMVGAPSRRVLSVLMGLAGGVMLSVVFLDLVPESIEIGGLLFAIAGFVLGIGATAMVDLLTPHFHAISGDCENSRYLRASLLTGIGIAMHNLPEGLAIGASYAHGSSLGFSVALTIALHNIPEGMAMAAPMCAARLRPARIAMWGGVAGLPMAVGALIGVAIGGVSPAVLASCLGFAGGAMVFITADELIPDAQEFAVGHSGTFGIVLGVLAGMLLVYAS; encoded by the coding sequence ATGCACGCCATCGCGTATGTCACATTGATGGGCCTCGCAGCAGGGGTAGTAGGCACAGGGGCGGGCTCAACAGCGACGGCAATGGTAGGGGCGCCGAGCAGACGCGTCCTGTCAGTGCTGATGGGCCTGGCTGGAGGGGTCATGCTCTCCGTCGTGTTCCTCGATCTGGTGCCGGAGTCGATCGAAATCGGCGGACTGCTGTTTGCGATCGCCGGGTTCGTCCTTGGCATCGGGGCCACCGCAATGGTGGACCTGCTAACACCGCACTTTCACGCCATCTCTGGGGACTGTGAAAACTCGCGCTACCTCAGGGCATCTCTGCTCACGGGAATAGGGATCGCGATGCACAATCTGCCTGAGGGCCTCGCTATAGGGGCGAGCTACGCCCACGGATCGTCGCTCGGCTTCTCTGTAGCTTTGACCATCGCTCTTCACAACATTCCGGAGGGGATGGCCATGGCCGCGCCGATGTGCGCAGCAAGGCTCCGACCGGCACGGATCGCCATGTGGGGCGGAGTGGCTGGGCTGCCCATGGCTGTCGGCGCGCTCATCGGCGTAGCGATAGGCGGAGTGTCCCCCGCCGTCCTCGCCTCGTGCCTCGGGTTCGCCGGCGGCGCCATGGTGTTCATCACAGCCGACGAGCTGATACCGGATGCGCAGGAATTCGCAGTCGGGCACTCAGGAACCTTCGGGATCGTCCTTGGGGTGCTAGCGGGAATGCTACTAGTGTACGCGTCCTGA
- a CDS encoding MFS transporter — MRSNRTRLFTPELSLFLATMILANIASRMQGPLLSVYLQTLGAGVGQIGLFFTLASIAPLAFQILGGWISDSIGRLEAVAVGSLAGMASYVIYIASPSWQWLLLAAAANSMASSFVSPSFRAFIAERAPEGALGRVYGLADGLFMIVGVVGPPLGGFISQRYGFKAMYAVAGALYTTASVVRIRMARNARRDSGSPLERPTLSGFKVSISAMASLLLAGGVVTWIMISDGVLDVAFGLAGDLKPIYLKNTIGLSNMQIGWLSSVASTATMALIALGGWVSDRAGERVGIVIGSLIEAASMCVFLVGKSFTHFALAWLLMGVSNALVGPAHSALISKAVPKKLRGTAHGLFSTSLGLVSLPAPYIGALLWTKYGPAAPFTLPIVAVLAVVPFAWIKLAGPFVTQDNGDAATVSSSSSEQ; from the coding sequence TTGAGGTCCAATCGCACACGGCTGTTCACTCCTGAGTTGTCCCTCTTTCTGGCTACTATGATCCTTGCAAACATAGCATCGCGCATGCAGGGCCCGCTCCTCTCCGTCTACCTCCAAACACTCGGCGCTGGCGTCGGGCAGATCGGGTTGTTCTTCACGCTGGCATCCATAGCCCCCCTAGCATTTCAGATCCTAGGCGGCTGGATCTCCGATTCCATCGGCAGGCTTGAGGCAGTGGCGGTCGGAAGCCTCGCTGGAATGGCCTCCTACGTCATATACATCGCCTCGCCGTCATGGCAGTGGCTGCTCCTGGCAGCCGCCGCCAACTCCATGGCCAGCTCATTCGTTTCGCCGAGCTTTCGGGCGTTCATTGCGGAGAGGGCTCCTGAAGGCGCGCTGGGGCGCGTCTACGGCCTCGCAGACGGCCTATTCATGATCGTAGGCGTGGTAGGCCCGCCTCTGGGAGGGTTCATATCCCAGAGGTACGGGTTCAAGGCCATGTATGCAGTGGCAGGTGCTCTCTACACTACGGCGAGCGTGGTCAGAATCCGGATGGCCAGGAACGCTCGGCGGGATTCTGGAAGCCCGCTGGAACGCCCCACTCTCTCTGGGTTCAAGGTCAGTATCTCCGCCATGGCTTCACTGCTGCTAGCTGGCGGAGTCGTAACATGGATAATGATCTCCGACGGCGTTCTGGATGTTGCCTTCGGATTGGCTGGTGATCTGAAGCCCATTTACCTGAAGAACACGATAGGGCTCTCGAATATGCAGATAGGCTGGCTTTCGTCGGTTGCCTCCACGGCCACAATGGCGCTCATAGCTCTGGGAGGGTGGGTATCAGACAGGGCTGGCGAACGAGTTGGAATCGTAATCGGGTCGTTGATAGAGGCCGCCTCCATGTGCGTGTTTCTGGTGGGAAAGTCATTCACGCATTTCGCTCTCGCGTGGCTGCTCATGGGGGTGTCAAATGCGCTTGTAGGGCCTGCGCACAGCGCCCTTATATCCAAGGCAGTGCCCAAGAAGCTCAGAGGGACAGCGCACGGGCTGTTCTCAACGAGCCTGGGCCTGGTCTCGTTGCCGGCGCCATACATCGGCGCACTCCTGTGGACCAAGTACGGCCCGGCGGCGCCGTTCACCCTGCCCATCGTCGCAGTCCTGGCCGTCGTCCCATTCGCCTGGATCAAGCTCGCGGGGCCGTTCGTGACGCAGGACAATGGCGACGCCGCTACCGTTTCGTCATCGTCATCAGAGCAGTAG
- a CDS encoding MFS transporter — MSMKTAPVDDACPQRRILGMSQNVFVLGLISFFADMGGEAISRSLPLFLSSTLGVKTSIIGLIEGIADTTATVLKIFSGWISDRLGKRKPIVLWGYCMSGLSRPLYFFAASWPFVLALRFTDRAGKGIRNSARDALLADSSDPEHQGRAFGWARAMDPLGAVVGLLIAAIAVTYANRGAMAMTRGAFQSIVLAAVVPSILMVALLALFVRDVPTSKQAGSAPSLSLTGFDSQFRSLLLITVVFTLGNSTDAFLVLRARDLGLDVVQVLALLALFSVVASLTAYPAGVVSDRLGRRGVIIAGWTVYGLIYLGFAFAQSAWHVWVLYSLYGAYYGLTEGAAKALVADVVPSAKRGTAYGLYNAAIGISALPASVIAGALWQRFGAPAPFIFGAVLALAATLMLLVMIKPGKGEQVG; from the coding sequence ATGTCAATGAAGACTGCGCCGGTTGACGATGCGTGTCCCCAGAGGCGCATCCTTGGGATGAGCCAGAACGTGTTTGTGCTCGGCCTGATCAGCTTCTTCGCCGATATGGGCGGAGAGGCCATTAGCAGGTCTTTGCCTCTATTCCTCTCCAGCACTCTCGGGGTGAAGACCTCAATCATCGGCCTGATAGAGGGCATTGCGGACACCACGGCCACGGTCCTCAAGATCTTCTCCGGTTGGATATCCGACCGACTCGGCAAGAGGAAGCCGATCGTTCTGTGGGGCTACTGCATGTCGGGGCTATCGAGGCCCCTGTACTTCTTTGCAGCTTCCTGGCCATTTGTGTTGGCGCTGCGTTTCACCGACCGGGCTGGGAAGGGAATACGAAACTCGGCCAGAGATGCGCTGCTTGCGGATTCATCCGACCCTGAGCATCAGGGGCGCGCGTTCGGCTGGGCGAGGGCGATGGACCCCCTAGGAGCGGTGGTGGGTCTCCTGATCGCTGCAATCGCTGTTACGTATGCTAATCGAGGGGCTATGGCGATGACAAGGGGCGCCTTCCAGAGCATCGTTCTTGCAGCAGTAGTGCCTTCCATTCTCATGGTAGCGCTGCTCGCGCTGTTCGTCCGCGATGTGCCTACATCGAAGCAGGCGGGGAGCGCACCGAGTCTCTCTCTCACTGGGTTCGATTCGCAGTTCAGGTCGCTGCTCCTTATCACCGTGGTTTTCACGCTGGGCAATTCCACTGACGCCTTCCTCGTGCTGCGCGCTCGGGACCTAGGACTAGACGTGGTGCAGGTTCTGGCGCTGCTCGCGCTGTTCAGCGTTGTCGCATCACTCACTGCTTACCCCGCGGGCGTCGTATCCGACAGACTGGGGCGCCGTGGCGTGATCATCGCGGGATGGACGGTTTACGGCCTCATCTACCTAGGTTTTGCTTTCGCGCAATCCGCGTGGCACGTGTGGGTCCTGTACAGTCTGTATGGCGCATACTACGGTCTGACTGAAGGCGCGGCGAAGGCGCTTGTCGCCGATGTGGTTCCGAGTGCGAAGAGAGGTACGGCCTATGGGCTCTACAATGCGGCCATCGGCATCAGCGCTCTGCCAGCGAGCGTAATTGCAGGTGCGTTGTGGCAGAGGTTCGGGGCCCCAGCCCCGTTCATCTTCGGGGCCGTTCTGGCCCTTGCCGCCACACTCATGCTTCTAGTGATGATTAAGCCAGGGAAGGGTGAGCAGGTTGGATAG
- a CDS encoding metal-dependent transcriptional regulator, with the protein MAPDSKITPSLEDYLEDVFDLLQLEGRARVTDAATRPGVSRASVNQAMGVLENHGLIAQEKYGPLYLIEEGLGQASTVRGRHSVIKWFLVSILGVDESIAEEDACRIEHAVSQQTMDRLLEFMGKHRLP; encoded by the coding sequence TTGGCGCCTGATTCCAAGATAACACCCTCCCTCGAGGATTATCTCGAGGATGTGTTCGACCTTCTGCAGCTCGAAGGACGGGCGAGAGTCACGGATGCGGCAACCCGTCCGGGAGTATCGAGGGCCAGCGTGAACCAGGCGATGGGTGTTCTCGAAAACCACGGGCTGATTGCGCAGGAGAAGTACGGCCCGCTTTACCTCATAGAGGAAGGTTTAGGGCAGGCATCGACCGTCCGCGGGCGTCACAGCGTCATCAAATGGTTCCTCGTCTCTATCCTCGGCGTCGACGAATCCATTGCTGAGGAGGACGCATGCAGAATAGAGCACGCGGTAAGCCAGCAGACCATGGACAGACTGCTCGAGTTCATGGGAAAACACAGGTTGCCGTGA
- a CDS encoding pyridoxamine 5'-phosphate oxidase family protein produces MRRKDREISAEEAVRFLTEARDGVLAMIGRDGEPYAIPVNHVFHDGCIVIHCATAGEKIENLQKDSRVCYTAYHASADPSAPLTTKYRSVVAFGRAELIDDCVVKRELLVGLTEALAPGAEFTCSEEDVRHTGVIRISIDRLTGKANL; encoded by the coding sequence GTGAGACGAAAAGATAGAGAGATATCAGCAGAGGAGGCAGTGCGCTTCCTGACCGAGGCGAGAGATGGGGTGCTGGCCATGATCGGCCGTGATGGTGAACCGTACGCAATTCCCGTGAACCACGTTTTCCATGATGGCTGCATCGTGATACATTGTGCAACCGCTGGCGAGAAGATCGAGAACCTGCAGAAGGACAGTCGCGTGTGCTACACTGCCTATCATGCGTCCGCTGACCCTTCGGCGCCCCTGACAACCAAGTATAGAAGCGTGGTGGCATTCGGTCGTGCGGAACTGATCGATGACTGTGTTGTCAAACGGGAGCTCCTCGTCGGCCTCACCGAGGCTCTTGCCCCTGGCGCCGAGTTCACCTGCAGCGAGGAGGATGTGCGCCACACAGGGGTGATCCGGATCAGCATCGACAGACTCACTGGGAAGGCGAATCTGTGA
- a CDS encoding NADH:flavin oxidoreductase — MANLFSTLAVKGMSLRNRIVMPPMASETSTTDGFPTESTIDYYQRCARGGVGLIIVEHSYVTKSGRRTAKQVGIWSDEHIAPMASIVKAAHALGVPVCIQITHAGSAASAEVIGQPPVGPSPIPLAPGKDTPVELDVAAIHEIIAAFASAAARAKAAGFDAVELHGAHGYLLNQFLSPITNVRTDEYGGSPERRLRLPLEVVEAARRAVGPDMVLFYRLGASDGVPGGLTAEDAKFAAPRLIKAGIDVIDISGGLAGSGRDKSLGEGYFAPLSQEVKGVVNVPVMATGGITTPSFADSLIREGKADLVGIGRALLADPDWPIRAKRALTV; from the coding sequence ATGGCAAACCTGTTTTCCACTCTTGCGGTTAAGGGCATGTCGCTCCGGAACCGCATCGTCATGCCTCCTATGGCAAGTGAAACGAGCACTACTGATGGGTTCCCGACCGAGAGCACTATCGATTACTACCAGCGTTGTGCTAGAGGCGGAGTTGGTCTGATCATCGTGGAGCATTCCTATGTGACAAAATCCGGACGCAGGACCGCAAAGCAGGTAGGCATCTGGTCGGATGAGCATATCGCTCCAATGGCCTCCATCGTGAAGGCCGCTCACGCGCTCGGGGTTCCTGTGTGTATCCAGATCACCCACGCAGGTTCCGCCGCTAGCGCCGAGGTCATCGGCCAGCCTCCGGTTGGGCCCTCGCCAATTCCCCTGGCGCCAGGGAAGGACACACCAGTGGAGCTAGACGTGGCCGCTATCCACGAGATCATCGCAGCATTCGCGAGCGCGGCTGCCAGGGCTAAGGCGGCCGGATTCGACGCGGTGGAACTCCATGGCGCCCACGGTTATCTACTGAATCAGTTTCTCTCCCCGATCACCAATGTGAGAACCGATGAGTATGGTGGAAGCCCCGAAAGGCGGCTGCGCCTGCCCCTTGAGGTTGTAGAGGCCGCGCGACGCGCCGTGGGGCCGGATATGGTCCTCTTCTACAGGCTCGGCGCCAGCGACGGAGTGCCTGGCGGGCTTACGGCCGAAGATGCGAAGTTCGCGGCGCCCCGACTCATCAAGGCAGGGATAGACGTCATCGATATCTCAGGAGGGCTAGCTGGTTCCGGCAGAGATAAGTCCCTTGGAGAAGGCTACTTCGCGCCCCTCTCACAGGAAGTGAAAGGCGTAGTGAACGTGCCTGTGATGGCAACAGGCGGCATCACTACGCCGAGCTTCGCAGACTCGCTGATCCGAGAGGGAAAGGCCGACCTCGTGGGCATCGGCAGAGCACTACTCGCCGATCCCGACTGGCCGATTAGGGCGAAAAGGGCCCTGACTGTTTGA